In Deltaproteobacteria bacterium, the genomic stretch TTTATGAGGTCTCGATGCCGGTTAGTGGTACTGTTCCTAAAATAACATGTATCAGGTTATAATATGGCGAAAACTGGTGAAATAATCTCCTTATATGGAAATGACATGGCCATTTTGTCAATTTTATAGATAAATCTTCTAGAATAGTGTTATATGAAGTTTGATTTTTGCCAGCCATACGGATATCCTCTTTTTGTGTTAGCACTCAATAAAGGTGAGTGCTAACACAAAAGGCATTTAGCCGGGGAAGAACATATCTTTTATGGAAAAAGGAGAGTGGAGCAATGGAACTGAAACCGCTGAACGACCGTATTGTGGTAAAACGGACAGAGGAGGAGGAAGTAACCAAGGGTGGCATCATTATTCCTGATACTGCCAAGGAGAAGCCGATTCAGGGTGAAGTCCTGGCAGTGGGTACAGGCAAGGTAAACGAAGATGGCAGCAAGATCCCTCTCGATGTTAAAAAGGGAGATACCATTCTCTTCAGCAAATACGCCGGCACTGACATAAATGTCGAGGGAGAAGAATTGTTGATTATGAGAGAAGACGATGTGCTGGCAGTGGTAGAAA encodes the following:
- the groES gene encoding co-chaperone GroES; the protein is MELKPLNDRIVVKRTEEEEVTKGGIIIPDTAKEKPIQGEVLAVGTGKVNEDGSKIPLDVKKGDTILFSKYAGTDINVEGEELLIMREDDVLAVVEK